The DNA region attcCATTATGCAGGTAAGGAAAATAATCGAGATAAACTCTCAACTAGAAATCATGTCATTTTTCCCCACTGTATGGGTTTTCAAAATCCAGTGATGAACCAGTTCTGATAGGAGGTAACTCATTTATCATCAAACATCAGAATCTTTAGGACACTGGAAAACTCTGCCTCAACAGCAGTAAATCAGCCAGGAAACAGGTAAGCCCTGAATCACCCATGGATCGAAAACTTTCCCTTCGTATACAAAGCTTTATAAATCATGGGATCTGGAGTGGGCCCCTGGATGACTTCTTTTGCTCTGATTCATTAGTGGATATTAATTAATGGAGAAATATTCAGCAACATTTCTCCTGGCATCATCTCAGACAGAATCACTTATTGTGGTGAGAGCTTGAGAATAAGTGGTGGTCATGTTCTTTGAATGCCTTGCTGTTTCCCTATAGACAACACTGAGACTGGAAACATTGAAATCCCGTTCTTGGTCTGTGTTTAAGATGCAGGTTTCCTTGCTAAGGTCACCTGGTTCTGACTGATGTTTCTACAGACACCACACATGAAGCCAATGAGGATGGAAAATGACTCTTCAGTGTCTGAGTTCATTCTTATGGGACTGACATACCAGCCTGATCTCCGATGGCCCTTATTTGTCCTGTTCTTGGTAAACTATACAGCCACTGTGATGGGAAACCTGACTCTAATGACTCTCATCTGTCTGAATTCACATCTTCACACACCAATGTACTTTTTTATCCTCAACTTGTCCTTCATTGACTTCTgctattcatttgtttttaccCCCAAAATGCTGATGGGTTTTGTCTCAGAACACAACACCATCTCCTTCACAGGATGCATGACTCAGctgttttttttctgtctttttgttaACTCTGAGTGCTATGTGTTGACAGCCATGGCCTATGATAGATATGTGGCCATCTGTAGGCCTCTGCTGTACACAGTGGTCATGTCTCCCAGGGCTTGTTGCCTGCTGATGCTTGCTGCACACTTGATGGGTGTCTCTTCTGCTATTGTCCACACAGGGTGCATAATTCATCTCAGGTTTTGTGGTTCAAAAGTCATCAACCACTACATGTGTGATACATTCCCCCTCCTTGAGCTCTCCTGTGGTAGCAACCATGCCAGTGAGCTGGTAAGTTCTGTTTCTGTGGCTGTGGTTGTTGTTATGTCTAGTCTCATTATTGTATCCTCATATTCTTTGATTCTTATCAATGTTATCCATTTGTCATCATCCAAGGGTTGGTCCAAAGCCGTGAGCACATGTAGTTCTCATATAATAACTGTTGCCCTTTTCTACGGATTTGGTCTGCTTGCCCACATCAAACCATCATCGTCAGAGTCTGTAGTTcagaggaaatttttttcagtagtTTATACTTTTGTGCTGCCTTTGTTGAACCCCCTTATTTATAGCCTCCGGAACAAGGATGTCAaacttgctgtgaagagaacaCTAAAGAGAGTCACAACCTAAGTGAAGTGTTTGGGTTGTAGATATAATCCATGTCTTCAATTTACCTCCTTCTCTTCACTTCTCTTCCCTGTGAACTTCTTTTATGGcacactttctttctcttcctttttatttcttgaatATGCCCAGAGTGGGATAAGAGTATGCCCACTCTAATGTCTTATTATCTTTCTCCATAAAATGAAGCTACATTTTCCTCTCTATATATACCTTTTACATTAATATGGGTCTAATTTACTCCTGTACTAGCAACACATAGAGATCTTATGGGGTTAGTTTTCTACATACTTTtcaattacttatttatttacttatttagagTTTCATGattaatatatgatataaatacatatatatatatatatatataatttgcatCTAATTATTCTACCTGACACCTCCTGtgctcccccacctctctcttaatgacatatttatttaatatatatgcacatatatataacaaaaacatttgcatatatatgtaaatagagctagtttatttcttttagaattacTTATATACTTTTAGAGCTGACTATTTGGGATCATGTATTCTATGAGAGAACTCATCTCAGGAGAAAACAATTCTCCTGTAATCAGCAGCTATTCATTGCTGGCAGCTCTTCCTCTAGGGGTAGAGACTTGTGAGATTTCATATAGCCACTTTGGCATGTCAAATGTTGCAATTGTTTTTGTTGTGCAGGTCTTTTTTCTGTCCCCACATTTTTGAGATTTCCTGGGTACAACTTCCTATCATATAAAGAAGATACTATCTCAAAGCAAACATCTGAACTTCTGTCTCTTGAAATCTTTCCAGCCCTCATCCTTGATGTCCTGTGAGGCTTTGGTATAGTAGTTGTAGtgattatgtttttatttgggaGGGCAAACCCATATCtagtctttctttccattttgctTAGCTTTACATTTTTATAATGCAAATTTCTGCTGCAAACAGAAGTGTCTTTTATGATGGTGAGtacctgtgggtataaggatgTTTATTGAAAGTAGTGAGGAATTATACTGGTTTGGGAGAGTGACAGTACTAGTTTTCCCTGTCCAGTTCATGACTTTACCAGCTATGGTTAGTTGTTTGGGTAAGTTTAAAGTGTCAGGAATCAATTCCCTCATGTCATGTAGGACTTAAGTCAATTAGACAGCCTTTGGTTGGTGCCACCATTGCACCTTTAGGGATATCTTGCCGTGATGATCATTGTTATTCATAGGCTTTGAAGCTAGGTAGGAAAATCGGTTGTTTTCTCCCTTGTCAGCGTATATCAAGTTTGTAGATACTCTAAGAGCTAGTTCCCACAAAAACTTCATTTCCATGTTTGGGAAGCCTTCTTTTGAGTTGTTATTCATGGAGTTAAAAAGAATCTCCCCCATAATGTGGAGCATTCCTCTGACCCTTAGTTACCTCTCAGAATTTGACAGCAATACTCTATTACTTCAGACATCTTGCTTTTCAGAATTGGAAGAAATGAGTATTGGTGGATAACCCAGAAGAATTGTCAACTCCTGTATCGTTTTCGAGCCTCTGGGGTTCAGTGGAACAAGAGTTGAGAAGGAAGTATCCTATATGTGACACTGGGAGTTTTGTTTAATATCTCATGGTTTCAAGAGCAGCATTGTCTAGCAATACTGCATATCTTATTTCAAACTCCTCTATTTTTCACAGACTTACAAAATACTAGGTTTTCATATAGCATTTCCATGTGTCCCTGACTATCTTTGTTTCTCCTCTAACCACCTGgcccattctcctgcctccatccctGCTTAAACTTTTCTGCTTCCAGCATTCTTCCTGGGATCCTGTACATCCATTTCTCCTTCCTCAGACCTGTATTTCACTAGGACCTCTCTATTAAGGAaactgttgtttcttttttaatgacttataAAATAATAGATTTTAATAGCGCTTTTCAAAGCATCTCTTAATGCCTTTGTTCCTCCTCTAATCCCTTTGACCTACCTTTTACTTGTGCTTCATTGAATTTCTCTACTTTGACATCCAGAGTACTGGGCAGAAACCACATCATGCCAACCTACCATGGACTTTCTCAATGCTTTGTTGTAATTAAACAGTCTCCTGCTACACATCAGTTCTAAGTCAGCTGCTAGGCACTTGCCAGAAGGCAgacaaagtaacatataaaggaagacctattaCAGTTATACGTGACTTATTAAtaaagactgtaaaagccagaagtaCCTAGAGGGATGTGCTGCAGACTCTACGGGGCCACAAATGCCCGTACATTATACCAAGCAAAGTGTCCAATCACTATtggtgaagaaaaaaatatattctataataaagccaaatttaaacaatatctacctACAATTGCAGTCTTATGGAATGtactaaaagaaaaactcaaaccTAAGGTTAACTGCAACCATGAAAACAGAGGTAATAAATAATCTCAgagcaaaaagagaaaagacggaaagcaaagaaacacacacacacacaccaccaccaccaccaccaccaccaccaccaccaccaccaccctagcAATACCAACACCATCACCAACAACAAAATAGCAGGAATAATCATTATTTATAAACATCTCTCATATTAGTGTCCTCAATACCCCTAAATAAAACGATACAGACTAACAGAAAGATTTTTCATTCAGCATCTGAAAGACATACCTCAACATCAAGAATAGACATCACCTTAACGTACAGTATTAGGagaagatattccaagcaaatggtgctAAGAAGAAAGCCATTTCAAAATCTAACAAAATGATCTTTAAATCAAAACTAATAAGACAGGATGAAAGGACActattcattaaagaaaaataatccaTTTAGTGGACATTACAATTATTAACATATACAGCCTAAACACAGACACTCAAGTTAGTATAAGAAACATGATTATTTAATCACATATTGATTCTCACACACTGATAGTAA from Rattus norvegicus strain BN/NHsdMcwi chromosome 8, GRCr8, whole genome shotgun sequence includes:
- the Or8c10 gene encoding olfactory receptor Olr1233, which translates into the protein MKPMRMENDSSVSEFILMGLTYQPDLRWPLFVLFLVNYTATVMGNLTLMTLICLNSHLHTPMYFFILNLSFIDFCYSFVFTPKMLMGFVSEHNTISFTGCMTQLFFFCLFVNSECYVLTAMAYDRYVAICRPLLYTVVMSPRACCLLMLAAHLMGVSSAIVHTGCIIHLRFCGSKVINHYMCDTFPLLELSCGSNHASELVSSVSVAVVVVMSSLIIVSSYSLILINVIHLSSSKGWSKAVSTCSSHIITVALFYGFGLLAHIKPSSSESVVQRKFFSVVYTFVLPLLNPLIYSLRNKDVKLAVKRTLKRVTT